Genomic DNA from Antennarius striatus isolate MH-2024 chromosome 16, ASM4005453v1, whole genome shotgun sequence:
GTTTATGTGCTGAAAATGGTCTCTTAgtatgttcacattcaaaaaggaataaaaataaaaggaacagTGAGTTAAAACACGAGTATCAGACGtggacaaaaatattcacagtaATCAATAACAACTTGTTAacataaagaacaaaacatgtaaaatgaaaaaaaatcctaatgCAGCATGTTTGAATTCAGTACAGTTGATTCTCACGATTCACAGATGACTTCAAACCATCTGAACATGTTTCTCTGCCTGGAGCCTCTGTTTCCATTAACATGTAACATCACAAACATTTTCTCCAGGTTTGCATACATGTTCCGATGTGGCCTGATCATGTCTCAGTGGATGTTTTCAGTGACCTACATGTTTATACTCAttgtaattaaatatatatatatatatatatatatatatatatatatatatatatataaatatatgtgtgtgtatgtctgtgtgtgtgtgtgtgtgtgtgtgtatttatatatatatatatataaaaaatgtgatGTGAACTCATGAGAAAGAAAACTGCCCTTAAGAGGGCTGCACAACACTATGCAAAAAGATAGTAGGGGAAAACCTCCGACTACCAGCAGGAGATGTGACTTTACACATGTGTACGGTATATCGAAAATGTGTCGGTGGTTAGCATATTCGCTTGTATGTGTAAATGTAGCCCTTACAATAAGGGCAGGTGTGTGTCACATCCTTGAGGTCATCAATCAGACAGGGAATCAAGCAGCAGCCGAGATCACACCTGGAAACAGACAAAATGTCACAATTCAATGACTTGCGCACCACTGTGAGtgtcaaaaaatgtttacttTCATAATAAATTTTGCTAAAGAAGTTAAAAATTTTCTAAATGCACTACATGTCATTCTCATAACTTCATCCTAGCAACATAGAACACAAACACTATCACCCTAGTTTGAAGATGGTCACCCACGATTAGTGTCACCAATGCAGCATTTGACCAAATACGGTCACAATCTTTTCTTGCTTTCCTGAATTAGGTTGATAGACAATAACAAGAGAACTTATTCTTGTACAACATTAAAATGTCATGGCAAAGTTGACATGCAGTTTTCTAATACTAATTACACAGTGACCTCTGACCACCAATTTATAATCAGTACACCCAAGTggatgtaaatattcattccaAGATCTAATTGAATATTTTGAAGAAATTCCTGAGAGACCCAAAAATAACAGAACCGACAACCAAAAAATAGGGGAAAGAGAACTTCGTTTTCTCAGGCATCGTACTGCAATAAGCATCAAATATCTGACCTGTGAGCTACTCACCCTACAAAGACGCAGAAGAGGCAGAAGAGGGTGTTCATGAGCCCGACGTGATGGGAGATGCGGGTGACGATTGCCTGCTGACAGTGCGGACACACAGTCTGAACCGGCGAGGTCTGGAACATTTCCCCCTGCAGTACAGTTACAGTAGTGGCTGCTCCTGGAGGGGCAAGGACAGTTGCCGTGTGACCCCCCATGTGGACAAAGTGGCTGGGACCGGGACCCATCTGTCCTGGAATCGGGTGAGGAAAGTGACCGGGCGGAGGAGGGTAAGGGCCACCTGTAGAGGAGAAAATGACCCATCATACATATGTTTACACGACTTTATGTCCAGAATTTTTGACACTGTCCCTTGgcaagggagaaaaaaaaacatttcaccatcaaaaaaaatagataaaatatgtTGCGTagtgtaaataatgaaattgtTTGCTAAAGTATCAGCCTCAACATGTTCATGTAGTATGCAGTTGTCGATTTATCTTTGTTTAATTGTGTTCATGATGTTTTCAGTGCAGACGTCTGCCATACCTGGAGGTGGATGAGACATTGGCATGGGCATTGGCATGGGCATCGGCCCTTCTCCAGGGACATGTGGGGGAAGGAAGCCAGGTTGTGGAGCCTCATAGGGTGGAGGACCATATTCCGGAGGCAAAGGATGTCCCTGCGGAGGGGCAGTTCTTACtgttaaacacataaaaaagagaaaattataTTTGATGCAGGTTCCAGTCAGAGTCAACAACTACAATTCAAGGATGGACTTTTAATCCACATGATATTATCTTCTGTTCAGTTAAATTGTTAATTTGTGTAAAGTTTCAAACACGTGTTTTTTGATGCCTTTCACaactttctccattttttttcagaCCTGACCTAATAGGTTTCAAAAATGAAGTTTTCATGTTCTGCTCTGACTGAgattttgtttattcattgctGTAATGTTAGTAAAGACTTGTTTCAGTGATGACATTGTTCAAAAGCATTGAGCTAACCAGATAGCTTTGATACCTATCTGGTTACATTGCACAAAAGATGGTAACAGTTATGGAAAATACATCACTCCACCCTACAAAAATCTGTCAACATATGGGAAACACTCATCAGGTGATGTAAAGAGGCATTAATACTGTGTGTGCTTAGTGACATTCCATACAATACTGCAAGTTCAGATTAATTACCAGGTTGTCCATTCTTCTCCACCATAAGAGGAGCAGTGGGACCCCCGGGGTACGGAGGAGGAGGGTCACTGGACATACTGGCCGGATGTCTGTTTGGGGAAAGGAGTTGGACACAGCTACCCCCTGGACTTTTATTCTGTGAAcataaaaaagacacattttcagTGCCTTGCCTCATTGTTAATGTGTAATGTTCAACGGCAATAACAGAAAAAGGGGTCAGTGTACTTTGTGTATCTGCTGATGTCACTGTGCACATCTCTTCATTTGTTATATAATGCATGTTACATCggaattttcaacaaattcACGAAATACTATTGAAATATATTTGTAAACTGCATAAAATATGGCTGAAAATTATGTTCACGGAagcaagtgttttttttacagacaaaaGACAGAGGCTCTCTGATCCAAGGCCCCCgcattcacacctacacactcAAGTATTTTATGCATACCGTAAGTGTACACCAGGTCAGCTACAGAAGGCCTGTGTACAATCGGAGACCCTGGAATAAAACTTCATGAAATTCATGAGATTCTACTAGAGCGCgttttataattttaatgaaTGGTAATTACAGTAATATAGAATATAACTTGAATGAC
This window encodes:
- the cdip1 gene encoding cell death-inducing p53-target protein 1, translated to MSSDPPPPYPGGPTAPLMVEKNGQPVRTAPPQGHPLPPEYGPPPYEAPQPGFLPPHVPGEGPMPMPMPMPMSHPPPGGPYPPPPGHFPHPIPGQMGPGPSHFVHMGGHTATVLAPPGAATTVTVLQGEMFQTSPVQTVCPHCQQAIVTRISHHVGLMNTLFCLFCVFVGCDLGCCLIPCLIDDLKDVTHTCPYCKGYIYTYKRIC